The following proteins come from a genomic window of Amyelois transitella isolate CPQ chromosome 24, ilAmyTran1.1, whole genome shotgun sequence:
- the LOC106138009 gene encoding glycosylphosphatidylinositol anchor attachment 1 protein: protein MGLLSDPEYGSVKWVKLLKKVHGPIGFLCFIGALVWFVMLGNKEFNNETYFSENALLPGLVTNEFNAEHAGRDFFNELTLELEDKYADSEEIPVPWLVAKMFQLHLEVYTHNFTLNYPMGQGQVYTGTNVYGILRAARTPSLEAIVLTAPFRPLGSHQKETTAGIALMLAFAQFARPQKYWAKDIIFLITEHEQLGMQAWLEAYHGLNSDAETFYTSLGSFWKPGTPKLDFGNMAMFDWVKEHQKCLNPGKLKGRSGSIQAAINLEFHTPKIKYIEVKVEGLNGQLPNLDLVNLVHKLCVKSGIHHSYKNSYSWIRNRNKYDEWTNGILTMLGMVSAQIAGVPNGNHGLFHRFGIEAVTLEGRDAHDPAGAPPKVHALTSANFYRLGIALESILRSLNNLLESFHQSYFFYLLAATNRFISIGQYMPSLCLLCVAMIVRALFLWVTIQEEDDTVKHTRKTSDAVPGEQESKEAKKKPADSSMSIVNIGANYILVHLIGYGVMNSPLLFSKIGAMYEQPSEISVYYGLIATSVILVLVTPFLPRVLSKGRITYEEMSLVNILLLIELATVCLTVGMHNFPLGLTIAVLYTPLALVVGVQTRGGKGRFSLFLKRIFCLLLSPLCVITLGMILYSRFLFPEEDLLNMAGRGRDAAMQAIMFSIVDSLIYGNWLYNVTSAVILPIWIIFWQILCNRVEEQLV from the exons ATGGGTCTTTTATCGGACCCGGAGTATGGGTCTGTGAAATGGGTGAAATTGCTGAAGAAAGTGCACGGACCCATTGGTTTTCTATGTTTTATCGGTGCTTTAGTGTGGTTTGTGATGTTAGGCAACAAGGAGTTCAACAATGAGACTTATTTCTCTGAAAATGCCTTGCTACCTGGCTTGGTAACTAACGAGTTCAATGCTGAGCATGCCGGTAGAGACTTCTTCAATGAATTGACCTTGGAACTTGAG gaTAAATATGCGGATTCGGAAGAGATCCCCGTGCCATGGCTGGTGGCCAAGATGTTTCAGCTTCACCTGGAGGTGTACACCCATAACTTCACATTGAATTACCCCATGGGGCAAGGCCAG GTGTACACGGGTACAAATGTATACGGCATACTGAGAGCAGCGCGCACACCGTCTTTGGAAGCAATAGTATTGACCGCTCCGTTCAGGCCGCTGGGCTCCCATCAGAAGGAGACGACCGCTGGAATAGCTCTCATGCTGGCCTTCGCTCAGTTTGCTAGAC ctCAAAAATACTGGGCGAAAGACATAATATTCCTGATCACGGAACACGAACAACTAGGAATGCAGGCGTGGCTAGAAGCTTACCACGGCCTGAACAGCGACGCCGAGACGTTCTACACATCTCTTGGTAGTTTCTGGAAGCCTGGTACTCCAAAGTTGGACTTTGGCAATATGGCGATGTTCGATTGGGTTAAGGAGCACCAGAAATGCTTGAATCCCGGAAAATTAAAAGGAAGATCAGGTTCCATCCAAGCGGCTATTAATTTGGAGTTTCATACACCGAAAATCA AGTACATAGAGGTGAAAGTCGAGGGCCTGAACGGTCAACTGCCAAATTTGGATCTAGTGAATCTGGTGCACAAGCTATGCGTCAAGTCTGGTATACATCATTCCTATAAAAATAG TTATTCGTGGATCCGAAATCGCAATAAATACGACGAATGGACTAACGGGATTCTGACTATGCTCGGCATGGTCTCCGCTCAGATCGCTGGT gTACCGAACGGCAACCACGGTCTCTTCCACCGTTTCGGAATCGAAGCCGTGACCCTCGAAGGGCGGGACGCGCACGACCCGGCCGGGGCTCCGCCCAAAGTGCACGCGTTAACTTCTGCCAACTTCTACCGCCTTGGTATCGCTTTGGAGAGCATACTGAGGTCTCTGAATAATCTTCTGGAGAGTTTCCACCAGAGTTATTTCTTCTATCTACTGGCGGCTACCAATAGGTTTATATCGATTG GTCAATACATGCCGTCTCTATGCCTACTATGCGTAGCTATGATAGTTCGCGCCCTATTCCTATGGGTCACTATACAGGAAGAAGACGACACAGTCAAACACACACGCAAAACCTCCGACGCAGTACCAGGCGAGCAGGAATCGAAAGAGGCTAAGAAGAAGCCGGCAGATTCCAGTATGAGCATCGTGAATATAGGAGCGAACTATATTTTGGTGCATTTGATCGGATATGGCGTTATGAATTCGCCTCTGCTGTTCAGCAAGATCG gTGCAATGTACGAGCAGCCATCAGAGATCTCCGTGTACTACGGCCTCATAGCCACTTCTGTTATCCTGGTACTCGTCACGCCGTTCCTACCTCGCGTTCTTAGCAAAGGGCGGATAACTTATGAAGAAATGTCCCTGGTCAATATACTGTTGCTTATAGAATTGGCTACTGTGTGTCTAACG GTGGGCATGCATAACTTCCCCCTTGGACTGACAATCGCAGTCCTTTACACTCCTCTCGCCCTGGTAGTCGGAGTGCAAACCCGGGGGGGAAAGGGAAG ATTTTCCTTATTCCTCAAGCGGATATTCTGCCTACTTCTTTCCCCACTCTGCGTCATCACGCTCGGCATGATCCTGTACAGCAGATTCCTGTTCCCCGAAGAAGATTTGCTCAATATGGCCGGTAGGGGGCGCGACGCGGCGATGCAAGCTATCATGTTCTCTATTGTAGACTCACTG ATCTACGGTAATTGGCTGTACAACGTCACGTCGGCTGTTATACTTCCAATATGGATCATATTCTGGCAGATCCTGTGTAACAGAGTCGAAGAACAATTAGTTTAG
- the LOC132903296 gene encoding trypsin-7-like — protein sequence MLKLKILVCVIFINNVYSDRTSPDISDYDSLNTEDNEISFEKGNNEETTNLFNLDNNNLEKRDSNETIESGNDDNNVTEKIDTANTITEIASDVVTEIGDSKSIKTKDLLNSNYTFIQNHKNISVTDKSVRNQPQVKLDTTDSNEIKRFDESRRTLFKNCKDRINDDLCRNTLIDYPYAVSIQKLGAHYATGALLDKRWILTVAGEFYTVRESIKLFRVRLGSVNCKRGGLVVPLQEVNIHPLYVPGKAGYDLALLRMGEAVNFTDYIRPIKLSEAKEKVISAKFLATYWPRLIVKGELLPQNASERTKSTSLRVSTQRLIGGQFCRKMMLEMNEHLQEGSLCLKPLVTHHSLCLPDPGAPIAADDGLWGITSGWTSKLCYMVPGPTIFTRISSPLVRSWLETQLLGP from the exons atgttgaaattgaaaattcttGTGTgcgtaatatttattaataacgtTTATAGCGACCGAACAAGTCCTGATATAAGTGATTACGATTCACTCAATACAGAAGACAATGAGATTTCATTTGAAAAAGGCAATAATGAAGAAACAACAAATCTGTTCAATTTAGATAACAATAACTTAGAAAAACGAGATTCAAATGAAACAATTGAATCAGGAAATGACGATAATAATGTAACTGAAAAAATAGACACAGCAAATACAATTACTGAAATAGCAAGCGACGTAGTCACAGAAATAGGAGATTCAAAATCAATCAAAACTAAAGATCTTCTGAAttcaaattatacatttattcaaaatcaCAAAAACATCTCAGTAACAGACAAGTCAGTAAGAAATCAACCTCAAGTGAAATTAGATACAACGGATAGTAACGAGATTAAGCGATTTG atgAATCAAGGCGAACTCTGTTCAAGAATTGCAAGGACCGAATCAATGACGATCTTTGTCGAAACACATTGATAGATTACCCGTACGCTGTCTCTATTCAAAAGTTGGGTGCGCACTACGCAACAGGAGCTTTGTTGGATAAAAGATGGATTTTGACTGTTGCTGGTGAATTTTATAC tgtcagagaatcaataaaattatttagagTGCGCCTAGGCTCAGTAAACTGCAAAAGAGGTGGCTTGGTAGTTCCTCTTCAAGAGGTAAACATCCACCCGTTGTACGTCCCAGGAAAGGCAGGGTATGACCTCGCGCTGTTGAGGATGGGGGAGGCTGTAAACTTTACTGACTATATCAGGCCGATAAAGCTGTCTGAAGCCAAGGAGAAAGTGATAAGCGCCAAATTCTTGGCTACATATTGGCCGAGGCTAATT gtaAAAGGCGAACTGCTCCCTCAGAACGCCAGTGAAAGAACTAAATCGACCAGTTTAAGAGTGTCAACCCAGCGGCTTATTGGCGGGCAATTCTGTCGGAAAATGATGCTGGAGATGAACGAACATCTGCAAGAAGGCAGTTTGTGCCTCAAGCCCCTGGTCACTCATCACAGCTTGTGCTTG CCTGACCCTGGAGCTCCCATAGCAGCAGACGACGGTCTCTGGGGCATCACCTCGGGGTGGACGTCGAAATTGTGTTATATGGTTCCAGGGCCTACGATCTTCACAAGAATCTCCTCGCCACTCGTGCGATCCTGGTTAGAAACCCAACTTCTGGGGCCATAG
- the LOC106138010 gene encoding facilitated trehalose transporter Tret1, whose product MKSDIKMNKGHTYVQWMVAFVAEITLLTYGLQAGWMSPMKTVLQSDSSPAGRPLTDMEMTWVASVLPLAGVVGVPLYVYIADNYGRKVGVLVMAIMQMSCWILKLSTTSVTSLIIARILGGIPAGGCFQLIPVYIKEISQDSIRGMLVSMFLLMQNIGIFMIYAMGAYLDYCTVLWIVLAISVVSVVALIKAPESPSFLVKMGKYEEAASTAAFLRGLDMSDKEIQNELNCMKEDDRQFKALPDVTVLTIFKNRSSRTGVLLVLLIISMQAMNGNFAIVTYASSIMAASGVTLSPELQTLSIPIVMIVGSFVSMSCVDKFGRKTILALAFALTTASLVGLGSVLTVQHHGGSLPSWLPVASIITSVWSYAAGVSPMPYVIMSEMFNFQIRAKVLGCIVSYAWFISFVQLFAFTPTAVTLGLHNTMYCFAAVNLIGVFLTLVVVPETRGKSVEEIERMLAKK is encoded by the exons aTGAAAAGTGATATCAAAATGAATAAAGGACATACTTATGTGCAATGGATGGTTGCTTTTGTAG CCGAGATAACCCTTCTGACCTATGGACTCCAAGCAGGATGGATGTCTCCCATGAAGACAGTTCTCCAATCAGATTCGTCACCAGCTGGCAGGCCGCTCACAGACATGGAGATGACCTGGGTGGCTAGTGTGCTACCGCTCGCTGGAGTGGTGGGGGTGCCACTGTATGTTTATATAGCTGACAATTACGGAAGAAAAGTGGGGGTGTTAGTGATGGCTATTATGCAAATG AGTTGCTGGATATTGAAACTGTCAACTACCAGTGTCACCAGTCTCATCATTGCCAGAATCCTAGGAGGCATTCCAGCTGGTGGTTGCTTCCAGCTCATCCCAGTCTACATTAAAGAAATAAGCCAGGACAGCATTAGAGGAATGCTGGTTTCCATGTTCCTCCTTATGCAGAACATTGGGATTTTCATGATATATGCCATGGGAGCGTACTTGGATTACTGCACAGTTCTCTGGATTGTTCTGGCGATATCAGTGGTGTCTGTCGTGGCGCTCATCAAAGCTCCTGAGAGTCCTTCGTTCCTGGTGAAGATGGGTAAATATGAG GAAGCAGCTTCAACTGCAGCGTTTTTGCGAGGGTTGGACATGAGCGACAAGGAGATCCAAAATGAACTCAACTGCATGAAAGAGGACGACAGACAATTCAAAGCTCTTCCCGATGTTACAGTCCTCACTATTT TCAAAAACAGGTCCTCCCGCACCGGCGTCCTCCTCGTCCTCCTCATCATCAGCATGCAAGCCATGAACGGCAACTTCGCGATCGTCACGTACGCCTCATCCATTATGGCGGCGTCTGGAGTCACCTTGAGTCCAGAGCTGCAGACGCTCAGTATACCCATTGTGATGATTGTGGGTTCGTTCGTGTCTATGAGCTGTGTGGACAAGTTTGGTAGGAAG ACAATACTAGCTTTGGCATTCGCACTCACCACCGCGTCACTGGTCGGTCTCGGCTCAGTCCTGACGGTTCAGCATCACGGAGGCAGTCTCCCAAGCTGGTTGCCGGTCGCATCCATCATCACGTCTGTATGGTCGTATGCTGCTGGAGTGTCGCCTATGCCTTACGTCATCATGTCAGAAATGTTTAACTTCCAA ATCCGAGCGAAAGTATTGGGCTGCATAGTGTCTTACGCGTGGTTCATATCATTCGTCCAACTCTTCGCCTTCACACCAACCGCTGTTACGCTTGGTCTTCACAACACTATGTACTGCTTCGCCGCTGTCAATCTGATCGGGGTTTTCTTGACTTTGGTAGTGGTTCCAGAGACCAGGGGGAAGAGTGTCGAGGAGATTGAGAGGATGTTGGCTAAGAAATGA